From one Streptomyces sp. NBC_01478 genomic stretch:
- a CDS encoding carbohydrate ABC transporter permease, translated as MTNTQVPNSQAPAVRPRPGTPPAVAVRRSVRDRGTRLLAALFLAPTVVGIVVFTVVPIIVSVVLSLFHWNVIDPPRFAGGANYRTTFTDSTVLVSFRNTLLFMVLAVALQLLIALSLALALNGRMPVWLRSLFRSAFFFPLVLSAASISVVMKYLFNQDFGVVNWLIGLVGVAPVPWLTSEHAAMATVVLVYVWQQFGFSFLLFVGGLNNIPKEIHEAAALDGATGLRKHLGITLPLLSPTLLVASVVGIINALQVFEQPYVLTDGGPGDATRTVVMVIYERAFEQLDFGEASAVGVLLFALIMAVTAVQFRLSRRFVHYQ; from the coding sequence ATGACGAACACCCAGGTCCCGAACTCCCAGGCCCCGGCCGTACGTCCGCGGCCCGGCACGCCACCCGCCGTCGCCGTGCGGCGCTCCGTCCGCGACCGCGGCACCCGGCTGCTGGCCGCGCTGTTCCTGGCGCCCACGGTCGTCGGCATCGTCGTCTTCACGGTCGTGCCGATCATCGTGTCCGTCGTGCTGAGCCTGTTCCACTGGAACGTGATCGACCCGCCCCGCTTCGCCGGCGGCGCCAACTACCGCACGACCTTCACGGACTCGACCGTCCTGGTCTCCTTCCGCAACACGCTCCTCTTCATGGTCCTCGCGGTCGCGCTGCAACTGCTGATCGCGCTGTCGCTGGCGCTCGCGCTGAACGGGCGGATGCCGGTGTGGCTGCGGTCGCTGTTCCGTTCGGCGTTCTTCTTCCCCCTGGTCCTGTCCGCCGCGTCTATCTCGGTGGTGATGAAATACCTGTTCAACCAGGACTTCGGGGTGGTGAACTGGCTGATCGGCCTGGTCGGCGTCGCGCCCGTGCCCTGGCTGACCTCGGAGCACGCGGCGATGGCCACGGTGGTCCTGGTCTACGTCTGGCAGCAGTTCGGTTTCTCGTTCCTGCTGTTCGTCGGCGGTCTGAACAACATCCCCAAGGAGATCCACGAGGCCGCCGCCCTCGACGGCGCGACCGGCCTGCGCAAGCACCTCGGCATCACACTGCCGCTGCTGTCGCCGACGCTGCTCGTCGCGTCGGTGGTCGGCATCATCAACGCCCTCCAGGTCTTCGAACAGCCCTACGTCCTCACCGACGGCGGACCCGGCGACGCCACCCGCACCGTGGTGATGGTGATCTACGAGAGGGCCTTCGAGCAGCTCGACTTCGGCGAGGCATCCGCGGTGGGCGTGCTGCTCTTCGCGCTGATCATGGCGGTCACCGCCGTCCAGTTCCGGCTCAGCCGGCGTTTCGTCCACTACCAGTGA
- a CDS encoding carbohydrate ABC transporter permease, which produces MSQATPPLKATPTLSRARHSLAPWARIAALTVCALLTLGPVIWTVATSLRTPAQSFDLPPQIIPTHPTTSAYRGVFQQIDVWLLALNSTLVTALVAVGQMITAGLAGYAFARMEFRFKKPLFGLVLATMMVPLQVTIVPVFLVLKSMGLTDTLLGLIIPAFPTAFGTFLMRQYFLGMPKDLGEAAMLDGAGPWRIFRSVYAPLATPGLAIVGVLAFNYHWNEFFRPLILETSSQNYTLPLGLVSLQGNLGTGSISVVLAGVVLSMLPALAVFVVGQRPLREGITSAGVNR; this is translated from the coding sequence ATGAGCCAAGCAACCCCGCCCCTGAAAGCGACCCCGACTCTGAGTCGCGCACGTCACTCACTCGCCCCCTGGGCCCGGATCGCCGCACTGACCGTGTGCGCCCTGCTGACACTGGGCCCGGTCATCTGGACCGTCGCCACCTCGCTGCGTACTCCGGCCCAGTCCTTCGACCTGCCCCCGCAGATCATCCCGACGCACCCGACGACCTCCGCCTACCGCGGGGTCTTCCAGCAGATCGACGTGTGGCTGCTCGCCCTGAACTCCACGCTGGTGACGGCACTGGTCGCCGTCGGCCAGATGATCACTGCGGGCCTGGCCGGATACGCCTTCGCGCGCATGGAGTTCCGTTTCAAGAAGCCGCTCTTCGGCCTGGTCCTGGCGACCATGATGGTGCCGTTGCAGGTCACCATCGTGCCGGTGTTCCTGGTGCTGAAGTCGATGGGCCTCACCGACACGCTCCTCGGCCTGATCATCCCGGCCTTTCCGACCGCCTTCGGCACGTTCCTGATGCGCCAGTACTTCCTCGGCATGCCGAAGGACCTGGGCGAGGCGGCGATGCTGGACGGCGCGGGGCCCTGGCGGATCTTCCGCTCGGTGTACGCACCGCTGGCCACACCCGGCCTGGCGATCGTCGGCGTACTGGCCTTCAACTACCACTGGAACGAGTTCTTCCGCCCGCTGATCCTGGAGACCTCCAGCCAGAACTACACGCTTCCGCTGGGCCTGGTCTCCCTCCAGGGCAACCTCGGCACCGGGTCGATCTCGGTGGTCCTGGCCGGGGTCGTGCTCTCGATGCTCCCCGCCCTCGCCGTGTTCGTCGTCGGCCAGCGCCCTCTGCGCGAGGGCATCACCTCGGCAGGAGTCAACCGTTGA
- a CDS encoding glycoside hydrolase family 32 protein: MSNDPNAPRFRVRPPAGWINDPNGPFRWRDRYHLFYQHNPDAPVHANVHWGHASSADLVHWEHHPIALTPTPGGPDEAGCWSGCVTDDAGTPTAVYTGVDRAHAGLGTICLARAADPDDERLTEWKPLPTPVVAGPPPGLDVVMFRDPFVFRHADRRWALVGAGHADGTPSVLLYDCDDLTDWRFAGVLLDGNDPVAAGVFGDKSVGWECPHLYRTAGGDHVLLVSLWDGDPCSTGYLTGRLEADGQGALRFAPYAGGRLDQGRDFYAPAVLQEPDRALLWGWSWEARPQEETDRAGWAGVLTAPRVVDIHPDGSLRVSPAPELELLRPAEPFVTAPGRVPLPHAYDLTVTAREPTTVSLLRGAAGRELTVRADPVSGTVVLDRGAWPRTGREGSAPITVHVPKGPELTLRLLVDGSLLELFVADRAMVTERVYRRPDDIAELVVDGPGARVTGWAPDPGRCG, from the coding sequence TTGAGCAATGACCCCAACGCGCCGCGTTTCAGGGTCCGTCCGCCCGCCGGCTGGATCAACGACCCCAATGGGCCGTTCCGTTGGCGGGACCGCTACCACCTCTTCTACCAGCACAACCCCGACGCACCGGTGCACGCGAACGTCCACTGGGGTCATGCCTCCAGTGCCGACCTCGTGCACTGGGAGCACCACCCGATCGCGCTCACCCCGACGCCGGGCGGCCCCGACGAGGCCGGCTGCTGGTCGGGCTGCGTGACCGACGACGCCGGCACACCGACCGCCGTGTACACGGGAGTCGACCGTGCCCACGCCGGACTCGGCACCATCTGCCTCGCGCGGGCGGCGGACCCGGACGACGAGCGGCTGACCGAGTGGAAGCCGTTGCCGACGCCGGTGGTGGCCGGGCCGCCGCCGGGACTCGACGTGGTGATGTTCCGCGACCCGTTCGTCTTCCGCCACGCGGACCGGCGCTGGGCCCTCGTCGGGGCCGGGCACGCCGACGGCACACCGTCGGTCCTGCTCTACGACTGCGACGACCTGACCGACTGGCGGTTCGCCGGTGTGCTGCTGGACGGCAACGACCCGGTGGCGGCCGGCGTGTTCGGCGACAAGTCGGTGGGCTGGGAGTGCCCGCACCTGTACCGGACAGCGGGCGGCGACCACGTACTCCTGGTGTCCCTGTGGGACGGAGATCCCTGCTCCACCGGCTATCTGACGGGCCGTCTGGAGGCCGATGGCCAGGGCGCGTTGAGGTTTGCGCCGTACGCCGGCGGCCGGCTCGACCAGGGGCGGGACTTCTACGCTCCCGCCGTGCTCCAGGAGCCGGACCGCGCACTGCTGTGGGGCTGGTCGTGGGAGGCCCGCCCGCAGGAGGAGACAGACCGGGCCGGATGGGCAGGCGTACTCACCGCACCCCGCGTGGTCGACATCCACCCCGACGGTTCCCTGCGGGTGAGTCCCGCCCCGGAACTCGAACTGCTGCGCCCGGCCGAGCCGTTCGTCACCGCGCCGGGCCGGGTTCCGCTTCCGCACGCGTACGACCTGACGGTCACCGCACGCGAACCGACCACGGTGAGCCTGCTCCGGGGCGCGGCGGGCCGGGAGTTGACCGTCCGGGCGGACCCCGTCTCGGGGACCGTCGTCCTCGACCGCGGTGCCTGGCCCCGGACCGGCAGGGAAGGCTCAGCCCCGATCACCGTGCACGTGCCGAAGGGGCCGGAACTCACGCTCCGGCTGCTCGTCGACGGCTCGCTCCTCGAACTCTTCGTCGCGGACCGGGCCATGGTCACCGAGCGCGTCTACCGGCGCCCCGACGACATCGCCGAGCTGGTCGTCGACGGACCGGGGGCGCGGGTGACCGGGTGGGCGCCGGACCCAGGGAGGTGCGGCTGA
- a CDS encoding LacI family DNA-binding transcriptional regulator produces the protein MGGAEESGNTGTGRPTSRDVARLAGVSHTAVSFVFNGRADGNLSAATQERIRQAAAQLGYRPDPVARGLRSRRTAVIGLVTDEIASSPFAGRLLRGAMETAWDRDHLVLTVDSGGDPVKEDAAVAELLDRRVDGIIYAAMSLRRVRVPEGLHRTHSVLANCLPEDDSLPAVVPAERAGGRTAARLLLAAGHRRLAVIGGLDDIASAERTHGIRDALRAEGVTVPEEWIVRGGGEISAGYAGALRLLDGVEPGRRPTGVLCYNDRVAAGVLHAATRLGIDVPADLSVVGYDDQEHMAAFLTPPLTSVALPHRAMGEAAARLLLDAIEAGQAPPATVRRLACPVVSRASVGPAPSR, from the coding sequence GTGGGCGGTGCCGAGGAGAGCGGGAACACGGGCACCGGGCGCCCGACGTCACGGGACGTCGCCCGGCTCGCCGGTGTGTCGCACACCGCGGTGTCCTTCGTGTTCAACGGCCGGGCCGACGGCAACCTCTCGGCCGCCACCCAGGAACGCATCCGGCAGGCCGCGGCCCAGTTGGGCTACCGCCCCGACCCGGTGGCCCGCGGTCTGCGCAGTCGCCGTACGGCCGTGATCGGGCTGGTCACCGACGAGATCGCGTCCTCGCCGTTCGCCGGCCGGCTGCTGCGCGGCGCCATGGAGACCGCCTGGGACAGGGACCATCTCGTCCTCACCGTCGACTCCGGCGGTGACCCGGTCAAGGAGGACGCGGCCGTCGCGGAACTGCTCGACCGGCGCGTGGACGGCATCATCTACGCGGCCATGTCACTGCGCCGGGTCCGCGTCCCCGAGGGCCTGCACCGCACCCACTCCGTGCTGGCCAACTGCCTGCCCGAGGACGACTCCCTGCCCGCCGTGGTCCCCGCCGAGCGCGCCGGTGGCCGGACAGCCGCCCGGCTGCTGCTCGCTGCGGGCCACCGCCGGCTCGCCGTGATCGGCGGTCTGGACGACATCGCCTCGGCGGAACGTACCCACGGCATCAGGGACGCGCTGCGCGCCGAGGGTGTCACGGTGCCCGAGGAGTGGATCGTGCGCGGGGGCGGGGAGATCTCCGCGGGATACGCGGGGGCGCTGCGCCTGCTCGACGGGGTCGAGCCGGGCCGTCGCCCCACCGGCGTCCTGTGCTACAACGACCGGGTCGCGGCGGGTGTCCTGCACGCCGCGACCCGGCTCGGGATCGACGTGCCCGCCGATCTGTCGGTGGTCGGCTACGACGACCAGGAGCACATGGCCGCGTTCCTCACCCCGCCGCTCACCTCGGTCGCGCTGCCGCACCGGGCGATGGGCGAGGCGGCGGCCCGACTGCTCCTGGACGCCATCGAAGCCGGCCAGGCGCCGCCCGCGACCGTCCGGCGCCTGGCCTGCCCTGTGGTCAGCCGCGCCTCCGTGGGTCCGGCGCCCTCTCGGTGA
- a CDS encoding C40 family peptidase, giving the protein MNTSSTRRRTGGAVLGASVLAVSAFFSAPAHAAQDATCGVLAPGASAIAQAAVNAACSQIGVWYSWGGGHAATPGASYGYYDGSDPDSLHDNERKGFDCSGLTRFAYYQATGKDLLNGTADDQFHSSQASARFSAAQGSAPLLPGDLMFWGSGHVHHVAMYLGNGQMVEAYESGTHIRVAPVRTGGDYAGAIRINGSGTPTPPPANGGTVFETWGTGVRTRDTPSVRGAVVDTFAGPTQVSVQCQMHAETVTAEGYTNDIWSKLADGSWMTNIYIKGPASLPGIPDCGGSSTPPPSGGSKPFQTWGTGVRTHSQPNVNAGVVDYFAQPTTVNVVCQAHAQEVTAEGYTNDAWSKLTDGSWMTNIYIKGPAWLDVPTC; this is encoded by the coding sequence TTGAACACCAGCAGCACGCGCCGCCGGACCGGCGGCGCAGTCCTGGGGGCCTCGGTCCTCGCCGTGTCCGCGTTCTTCTCCGCCCCGGCCCACGCCGCGCAGGACGCCACCTGCGGTGTCCTGGCACCGGGCGCCTCGGCCATCGCGCAGGCCGCGGTGAACGCCGCCTGTTCGCAGATCGGCGTCTGGTACAGCTGGGGCGGCGGCCACGCGGCCACACCGGGCGCCAGCTACGGCTACTACGACGGCTCGGACCCCGACAGCCTCCACGACAACGAGCGCAAGGGCTTCGACTGCTCCGGCCTGACGCGCTTCGCCTACTACCAGGCCACCGGCAAGGACCTGCTCAACGGCACGGCGGACGACCAGTTCCACAGCTCGCAGGCCTCGGCCCGCTTCTCCGCCGCGCAGGGCAGCGCCCCGCTGCTGCCGGGCGACCTGATGTTCTGGGGCAGCGGGCACGTCCACCACGTCGCCATGTACCTGGGCAACGGGCAGATGGTCGAGGCGTACGAGTCGGGCACCCACATCCGGGTCGCGCCCGTACGCACCGGCGGCGACTACGCGGGCGCGATCCGGATCAACGGCTCGGGCACGCCGACTCCCCCGCCCGCGAACGGCGGTACGGTCTTCGAGACCTGGGGCACGGGGGTGCGCACCCGTGACACCCCGAGCGTGCGCGGTGCCGTGGTGGACACCTTCGCGGGTCCCACCCAGGTGTCCGTCCAGTGCCAGATGCACGCCGAGACCGTCACCGCCGAGGGCTACACCAACGACATCTGGTCCAAGCTGGCCGACGGTTCGTGGATGACCAACATCTACATCAAGGGCCCGGCGTCGCTGCCCGGCATCCCGGACTGCGGCGGCAGCAGCACCCCGCCGCCCTCAGGAGGCAGCAAGCCCTTCCAGACCTGGGGCACCGGCGTACGCACCCACAGCCAGCCGAACGTCAACGCCGGCGTGGTCGACTACTTCGCCCAGCCCACCACGGTCAACGTCGTCTGCCAGGCACACGCCCAGGAGGTCACGGCCGAGGGCTACACCAACGACGCCTGGTCCAAGCTGACGGACGGTTCCTGGATGACCAACATCTACATCAAGGGCCCGGCCTGGCTGGACGTACCGACCTGCTGA
- a CDS encoding RNA polymerase sigma factor, which yields METRTCAVPPPQREDGERMSPKDFDTSFAADMPRLRRRLLALTGNPHDADDLLQETYLRLSRRARAQSLTRQQHPYAYTCTVALNLLRDAWQHPSRREQSTDRLPESGWDGGLASYEASQTTLALLGVLSEKEAAAVILVDLEGLSHDTAGERLGAHRGTVQRNRMRGLAKMRDALDN from the coding sequence TTGGAGACCAGAACCTGCGCCGTCCCACCACCGCAGCGCGAGGACGGCGAGCGGATGAGTCCGAAGGACTTCGACACGTCCTTCGCCGCCGACATGCCACGCCTGCGCCGACGGCTGCTGGCACTGACCGGCAACCCGCACGACGCCGACGACCTGCTGCAGGAGACGTATCTACGGCTCTCCCGACGCGCCCGCGCCCAGAGCCTGACACGGCAGCAGCACCCGTACGCCTACACCTGCACCGTCGCCCTGAACCTGCTGCGCGACGCGTGGCAGCACCCCTCCCGGCGCGAGCAGTCCACCGACCGGCTGCCCGAATCGGGCTGGGACGGCGGGCTGGCCTCCTACGAGGCGTCCCAGACCACGCTGGCGCTGCTGGGCGTGCTCTCCGAGAAGGAGGCCGCGGCGGTGATCCTCGTGGACCTGGAGGGCCTCAGCCACGACACCGCGGGTGAACGGCTCGGCGCCCACCGTGGAACGGTCCAGCGCAACCGGATGCGTGGCCTGGCCAAGATGCGCGACGCGCTCGACAACTAG
- a CDS encoding M15 family metallopeptidase, giving the protein MTEIITLSDARVAAVTEDDCGEPLVDLRGTGNLWIDHRQADDDGNYAHLRAGALRRLVRAQRLLPAGVRFLVVEGYRPPELQRRYFEKYAQTMRRAHPDATPERIRELASAYISPPEVAPHVSGGAVDLTLCDQDGRELPLGTEVNATPKESEGACRTEAPNISAEARANRALMGWALDATGFVNYPTEWWHWSYGDRYWALLRRAPAARYGPATPPGPTA; this is encoded by the coding sequence GTGACAGAGATCATCACGCTCTCGGACGCCAGGGTCGCCGCGGTCACGGAGGACGACTGCGGGGAACCGCTGGTCGACCTGCGCGGCACGGGCAACCTGTGGATCGACCACCGGCAGGCCGACGACGACGGCAACTACGCCCACCTCAGGGCCGGTGCGCTACGGCGGCTGGTGCGAGCCCAGCGGCTGCTGCCGGCCGGGGTCCGGTTCCTGGTGGTGGAGGGGTACCGGCCGCCCGAACTGCAGCGCCGGTACTTCGAGAAGTACGCGCAGACCATGCGCCGGGCCCACCCGGACGCGACGCCGGAACGGATCCGCGAGCTGGCGAGCGCGTACATCTCCCCGCCGGAGGTCGCACCGCACGTCAGCGGCGGTGCCGTGGACCTGACGCTGTGCGACCAGGACGGCCGGGAACTCCCGCTGGGCACGGAGGTCAACGCGACCCCCAAGGAGAGCGAGGGCGCCTGCCGCACCGAGGCGCCCAACATCAGCGCCGAGGCCCGCGCCAACCGGGCCCTCATGGGCTGGGCCCTCGACGCCACCGGCTTCGTCAACTACCCGACCGAATGGTGGCACTGGTCGTACGGCGACCGGTACTGGGCGCTGCTGCGCCGGGCACCGGCCGCCCGCTACGGCCCCGCCACCCCACCCGGCCCGACGGCCTGA
- a CDS encoding AfsR/SARP family transcriptional regulator: MFEVRLLGPVEVWAGDRRAPLGGVRPLAVLSALVVHLGEVLSTERLVDCVWDEEAPATAGALVATHVSAVRRALAQVTQDAVVRTRPPGYVADLDPSQIDARRFEDLLASGRAAAAAGRLEEAADLLPEALALWRGPEALEGLGQSFARIEAARLAELRLVAQEDTFGLQLDLGHADRTIAPLLAHVAAHPLRERPRGQLMTALVRTGRVSDALRTYREGRAILREELGIDPGPELRALHQAVLTNDTQVAGTPRPHRTGREPAEPPRPPTGGRSTPTPAPSHLPPDIADFVGRTEQIAWAASLVGRVDEAGRTAPPIGVISGRSGTGKTALAVHVGHRTSELFPDGRLFVDLRAADTAPLQPADALARLLRAMGADPETLPTSVEELTGLYRTHIGHRRVLLILDNAAGEAHVRPLLPPGPGCAVLVTSRRRLVALEGSAHLDLAVPGQAEALELLRRVAGPDRTSAEPERAAEIVSLCGRLPLAVRIAGARLAARPHWAPGRLADRLRDERRRLSELRAGDLELRTSLELGYADLDPPERRALRRLALLDLPDFAAWIAAPLLDIGTEEAEEAVERLVDCHFIDVIGVDDTGRSRYRIHDLAREHARERCLSEESAEERTAAVLRLVASWLGLAEKAAALGPGGAARRFPEPAAVRPLDAETEEELLERPASWFAAEQACLLAAVEYCADHGMVRAARDLAGALIASSTALYNQFDAWSRSHAAAMAAVHRAGDVEEEAWLLAGLGQLRYEQDDFEESYTYFGNALRLFEARGDVPEGMALALAGMGTARREQARYAEALELLDTALERYGESAARGARARVLYGIGYVHREQGRDAQAREALARALDLYRAEGDRHGEGLTLRSLALCHRAEGALADTERLLHQALRIFAGLEDTFGVMYTEQSLAKAELRLGRLDEARARLGRCLAVAHERQDRFGEALVLRTLGEWHLAARDPDGAREPLERALSTWETLRLPLWRARTLRDLAAVREAHGDASAARAARAEALGVFRELDCREAHEPTADAG, encoded by the coding sequence ATGTTCGAAGTGCGGCTGCTCGGTCCGGTGGAGGTGTGGGCCGGCGACCGGCGGGCCCCGCTCGGCGGTGTCAGACCCCTCGCGGTCCTGTCGGCACTGGTCGTCCACCTCGGCGAGGTGCTCTCCACCGAGCGGCTCGTGGACTGTGTCTGGGACGAGGAGGCGCCGGCCACCGCGGGCGCCCTGGTGGCCACCCATGTCTCCGCCGTACGCCGGGCACTGGCCCAGGTCACGCAGGACGCCGTGGTCCGGACCCGACCGCCGGGCTATGTCGCCGACCTCGACCCGTCCCAGATCGACGCCCGCCGGTTCGAGGACCTGCTCGCCTCCGGCCGGGCCGCCGCCGCGGCGGGCCGTCTCGAGGAGGCCGCCGACCTGCTGCCCGAGGCGCTGGCGCTGTGGCGCGGCCCGGAAGCGCTGGAAGGACTGGGCCAGTCCTTCGCCCGGATCGAGGCGGCCCGGCTGGCCGAACTGCGGCTCGTCGCCCAGGAGGACACCTTCGGACTGCAGCTCGACCTGGGCCACGCCGACCGGACGATCGCTCCGCTGCTCGCGCACGTCGCCGCCCACCCCCTGCGGGAACGGCCGCGCGGCCAACTGATGACCGCGCTGGTCCGCACCGGCCGCGTCTCCGACGCCCTGCGCACATACAGGGAGGGCCGCGCGATCCTGCGCGAGGAGCTCGGCATCGATCCCGGCCCGGAGTTGCGGGCACTGCACCAGGCCGTACTGACCAACGACACACAGGTGGCGGGCACGCCACGCCCGCACCGGACCGGGCGGGAACCCGCGGAGCCCCCGAGGCCGCCGACCGGCGGCCGCTCCACTCCCACCCCCGCACCGTCCCATCTCCCGCCGGACATCGCCGACTTCGTGGGCCGCACCGAGCAGATCGCCTGGGCCGCCTCGCTGGTGGGCAGGGTCGACGAGGCAGGTCGTACCGCTCCGCCGATCGGGGTGATCTCCGGCCGGTCCGGCACGGGCAAGACCGCGCTCGCCGTGCACGTCGGCCACCGTACGTCCGAACTCTTCCCGGACGGCCGCCTGTTCGTGGACCTGCGGGCGGCCGACACCGCGCCGCTGCAACCCGCCGACGCCCTCGCCCGGCTGCTGCGCGCCATGGGCGCCGACCCCGAGACCCTGCCGACCTCGGTCGAGGAGCTGACGGGGCTGTACCGCACCCACATCGGACACCGGCGCGTCCTGCTGATCCTCGACAACGCGGCGGGCGAGGCGCACGTACGACCCCTGCTGCCGCCCGGCCCGGGCTGCGCCGTCCTCGTCACGAGCCGGCGCCGGCTGGTGGCGCTGGAGGGCTCCGCCCACCTGGACCTGGCGGTGCCCGGTCAGGCGGAGGCGCTCGAACTGCTGCGCCGCGTCGCCGGACCGGACCGCACGAGCGCCGAGCCGGAGCGGGCCGCGGAGATCGTCTCGCTGTGCGGACGGCTGCCGCTGGCGGTGCGCATCGCGGGCGCCCGGCTGGCGGCCCGCCCGCACTGGGCGCCCGGCCGGCTCGCCGACCGGCTGCGCGACGAACGCCGCCGGCTGAGCGAACTGCGCGCCGGGGACCTGGAGTTGCGCACCAGCCTGGAACTCGGCTACGCCGACCTGGATCCGCCGGAGCGCCGAGCGCTGCGTCGACTGGCCCTCCTGGACCTGCCGGACTTCGCGGCCTGGATCGCCGCCCCGCTGCTGGACATCGGCACGGAGGAGGCCGAGGAGGCGGTGGAGCGGCTGGTGGACTGCCACTTCATCGACGTGATCGGCGTCGACGACACGGGACGCAGCCGGTACCGCATCCACGACCTGGCCCGCGAACACGCCCGCGAGCGCTGTCTGTCCGAGGAGAGCGCCGAGGAACGTACGGCGGCCGTGCTGCGGCTGGTGGCCTCCTGGCTGGGTCTCGCCGAGAAGGCGGCCGCCCTCGGCCCGGGCGGAGCCGCCCGGCGCTTCCCCGAACCGGCCGCCGTACGGCCCCTCGACGCGGAGACCGAGGAGGAGCTGCTGGAGCGGCCCGCGTCCTGGTTCGCCGCCGAACAGGCCTGTCTGCTGGCGGCCGTCGAGTACTGCGCCGACCACGGCATGGTCCGCGCCGCCCGCGACCTGGCCGGAGCGCTGATCGCGAGCTCGACCGCCCTGTACAACCAGTTCGACGCCTGGTCCCGCTCACATGCCGCGGCCATGGCCGCCGTACACCGCGCCGGGGACGTCGAGGAAGAGGCCTGGCTGCTCGCCGGGCTGGGCCAACTGCGCTACGAACAGGACGATTTCGAGGAGTCGTACACCTACTTCGGCAACGCCCTGCGCCTGTTCGAGGCGCGCGGTGACGTGCCCGAGGGTATGGCGCTCGCCCTCGCCGGGATGGGGACGGCCCGCCGCGAACAGGCAAGGTACGCCGAGGCGTTGGAGCTGTTGGACACGGCGCTGGAGCGGTACGGGGAGTCCGCGGCGCGGGGCGCCCGGGCCCGGGTGCTGTACGGCATCGGATACGTGCACCGGGAACAGGGGCGCGACGCGCAGGCCCGGGAGGCTCTCGCGCGGGCGCTGGACCTGTACCGCGCGGAGGGCGACCGGCACGGCGAGGGGCTGACCCTGCGGTCACTGGCCCTGTGCCACCGGGCCGAGGGCGCGCTCGCGGACACTGAGCGGCTCCTGCACCAGGCACTGCGGATCTTCGCGGGTCTGGAGGACACCTTCGGAGTGATGTACACCGAACAGTCGCTGGCCAAGGCGGAGTTGAGGCTCGGCCGCCTCGACGAGGCACGGGCGCGGCTCGGCCGGTGCCTGGCCGTGGCCCACGAGCGCCAGGACCGCTTCGGCGAGGCGCTCGTCCTGCGCACGCTGGGCGAATGGCATCTGGCCGCCCGCGATCCGGACGGCGCGCGGGAGCCGCTGGAGCGGGCACTGTCGACCTGGGAGACCCTGCGGCTGCCCCTGTGGCGGGCCCGCACGCTGCGAGACCTGGCCGCGGTGCGGGAGGCACACGGCGACGCGTCGGCGGCGCGGGCGGCCAGGGCCGAAGCACTCGGCGTCTTCCGGGAGTTGGACTGCCGCGAGGCACACGAGCCGACGGCGGACGCCGGGTAG